CCGAGTGCTCGGCCACGCCGGCCATGGCCAGGGGGTGCAGGGTCTGGAGCATCACCGCGGTGAGCCCGCCGACGAGCATCGCCGGGTCGGCGTGGACGGTCCAGGTGACGCTGTCGGGGCCGAACCAGCCGGGGTCGCCGAGCGGGGCGTCGTAGCGCTCCCCGGGCATGCGGTCGGCCGTGAACAGGTCGCGCAGGGTGCCCCCGACGGTCGCCCGCACCGGGGCGAGCGGGTCGGGGAGGTGGGCGCCGAGGCCGGCCACCACGCCGGCCCCGGGCAGGGCCGGCACGAGTCGGCGGGCCAGTCCCCCGGGGTCGGGGAGGGTCAGGTCCACGGGGCCTCCGAGCGTCGGGGGTGCGCAGCGCTCACGACGAGGCCCCGTCCGACGCGGCCCGCTTCGGGGGGCGGGGGAAGAAGGCGCTGGTGCGCTCGATGTAGTCGGCGTACTTCGGGCGGCGGCGGCCGATGTCGCGCTCGAGCATGGCCACGCCCGACACCTTGAGCAGGAAGATCGTCATCACCACGGGGCCGAGGACGCCCCAGCGGCCGGGCCCGGTCTCGGCCGCCACGAGGAAGATGCCCCACCAGACGCAGAAGTCGCCGAAGTAGTTGGGGTGGCGGGTGTAGCGCCAGAAGCCGCGGTCCATCACCTGGCCCTCGTTGGCGGGGTCGGCCTTGAAGCGGGCCAGCTGCAGGTCGCCCCCGGCCTCGAACACCACGCCCACCAGCCACAGCAGCACGCCCAGCACGGCCAGGGGGCCGAGGGACACGGGGCCGTCGGCGGCGGCCGACAGCGACACCGGCAGCGACACCACCAGCATCAGCAGGCCCTGCAGGGCGAACACCGTGCCCAGGCTGATGAGCCAGAACCAGGGTCCGTGGTGGCGGCGCATCTTCTGGTAGCGACGGTCCTCGCCGTGGCCGAGGTTGCGCCAGGCCAGGTAGGCGGCCAGCCGGACGCCCCAGAGGCCGACCAGCACGGCGAGCAGCGTCCGCCGGGCGCCGGGGGCGTCGCCGACCGCGAGCGAGGTCACGGCGACGACGACGAAGCCCAGCCCCCAGACGATGTCGACGATGCTGACGTCGCGGATGGCCACGCTGATGAGCCAGGTCACGACCATGAGGGCGGCCACACCGGCGGCCGACGCCAGCAGGACGGTGCCGGTCACGATGCCGCCGCCGGCGCCGCGGGCGGGACCGAGCGCTCCGCCAGGGCGGCGTCGACCCAGGCGTCGAGGGCCTCCCACCGCTGCCACAGCCACTCGACCCGCTCGGGCTCCTCGTCGGGCACCTCGGCGCGGGGCACGCGCCACAGCTCGGCCCGGACGGGGTGGGCGAGGGGCAGCGAGCGGGCGAGGCGGGCCATGGACGACATCTGTTCGAGGCCGACGTGGCCGAGGATGGCCACGTCCGCCTCAGGCGCGGCGTCGAGCAGGGCCAGGGTGCCGGCCGGGCGGGGCGGGAGCAGGTGGCGGAGGCCCTCGGCCCGGTCCCGCAGGGCGGGGTCGTGGCCGGCCAGCCGGTCGAGGGCCCGGGCCCGCGCCCCCCGGGAGGGGTAGGTGCCCTCGGGGAAGATGACGGCCACGTCCCGGGGCCCCAGGTCCGCGCCCACCGGCGCGAGCGCGGCCACCGCCTCGACCCGGTCGGCCGGGGCCCGGTCGACGAAGGCGTTGGGCAGGCGGTGGCCCACGATGTCGAGGCAGGGCACCCAGGCCAGGTCGTCCTTCACCACCATCCGCAGGGGCCGGTCGGCCCGCACCACGAAGAGGTCGGCGGGGAGGAAGGCGTCGGGCAGGCTGGCGTGGCGACCCAGGACCACGAGCGGCCCCTCGCCCAGCTCGTCGAGGCCGTGGGCCTCGAAGCGCAGGTCGAGCAGGCCCCGGGCCGACGCCAGGATGGCGGCGACCCACGCCCGCTGCAGGGTGTGGTGCCAGCGCTGCGAGCGGGCCGCGCCCGTGCCGCGGGGTCCGGAGGCGGCCCAGAGGGCGGCGCTGGCGACCACGCCGCCCGCCTCGGCCCCGGCGTAGGCGCAGGCCATGGCGTAGGTCCGGCTCCGCCACAGGCGGCCGTCGCCGTCGGCCAGGTCGCGCGCCACCGCTGCGGGGAGGGCCACCGGCGCGGCCCCGGCCAGGGCCCACGGCGCGGCCAGGGCCACGGGCACGGTGACCGCCCGCCGGGCCCAGCGGGGCAGCGCGGGCACGGACATGACGGGAACCTAGCGGCGTCCCGACGGGATCCGACCGACCGCCCGACGGGATCCGACCGACCGCCCGACGGTGCGACGGCACCACCGGCGGGGGCATGCTCGGCGGGTGACCCCCACCGCACCCCCCGATGCACCTGCCCCCGACGCCGGTGATGCCGCCACCTTCCCCCACGGCATCGCCAGCTTCGACCCCACCCCCACGTCGGTCCTGCTCTGGACCCGCACCGAGCGGGCGGCGTCGGTCGACTGGGTCGTCGCCCGCGACGAGGAGCTGACCGACGTGGTGGCCTCCGGCACCGCCGAGGTGCGGTCCGACCGCGACTGCACCGCGGTGGTCGACGTGGAGGGCCTCGCGCCGGGCACGACCCACCACTACGCCTTCACCGTCGGCGACGCCCGCTCCGGGGTGGGCCGCACCCGCACCCTGCCCGACGGCGACGTGGCGCGGAGCCGGGTCGCCGTCGTGTCGTGCGCCAACCTGGCCCGGGCCCCCCTGACCGTCTACCGGGCGGTGGCCGGCGTCGAGGACCTCGACCTCGTCCTCCACCTGGGCGACTACATCTACGAGAACGCGGGCGAGAAGGGCCACATCCCGGTGGACCCGCCCCACGACCTGGTCACCCTGGAGGACTACCGGCTCCGGTACCGCCAGGCCCGGGCCGACACCGACCTCCAGCAGCTCCACGCCCGGTTCCCGATGGTCGCCATCTGGGACGACCACGACGTGGCCGACAACACCTGGGACGGCGGGGCCAAGGCCCACGACCCCGAGCAGCACGGGCCGTGGGAGCCCCGCCTGGAGGCGGCCACCACCGCCCGCCAGGAGTGGGTGCCGGCCCGGCTGCGGGACCCCGACGACGAGGGCCTCCTGTGGCGCTCGGTCGCGCTCGGCGACCTGGCCGAGATCGTCCTGCTCGATGCCCGCCTCGGGGGTCGCGACGAGGCCCTCGACAGCGCCGGCGGGGACGGCGACCTCGACTCCCCCGACCGGGCCATGCTGAGCGAGGAGCAGTGGGCCTGGGCCACCGAGCGCCTCACCGACACCTCCCGCCCGTGGTCGCTGGTGTGCAGCTCGGTGCCGGTGTCGAAGATGCACCTGCCCATGCCCGGCTCCATCGACCTCGACGTCGGCCTCCCCGAGGGCTACACGGTCCGCGACGGCGTGGGCGTCTGCACCGACCAGTGGGACGGCTACGCCCGGGAGCGGGAGCGCCTGGCCGAGGTCCTGGGCCGGCGGGGCGGCGGGGCCGTGGTGCTCTCGGCCGACGTGCACTCGTCCTGGGTCTTCGACGGGCCCTTCGGGGCCGACGGCGCACCGGTCGCGGGCGAGCTCACCGGCAGCAGCGTCTCCTCGACCACCATGGGCGGGAACCTGGGCCCCGGGGCCACCGCCCTGGCCGAGCGCATCGGGCGGTCCATGGACCACGTCCGCTGGGTCGACCTCGACGACTACGGCTTCCTCGTCGTCGACGTCGACCGGGAGCGCCTGCGGGGCGAGGTGTGGGCCGTCGACCCCGACGACCGGACCGCCACGGCGACGCGCCGCACGGCGTGGCACATCGGCCCCGAGCGGGGGGCCCGCTGGACCGAGGCCGACGACGCGTCCGACGACGGCCCCGCAGCCGACGCCGCCGACGAGGACCCCGCCGAGGACGCCGCGGACGTCGCGACCGGTGGTGCCATCGGCGCCCAGGAGGGCGGCGAACCGACCCGTGCCGCGGTGGTCCGGGGCCCGGTCGCCCTGGGCCCCCCGGCCGGTGGCCGGGAGCCGGACCCGGGCCCGGGCCCGGGCGCCCTCGGCAAGCTGGTGCGGGCCGGCCTGGTGGTCGGCGTGGCCCTGGCCCTCCACCCCGTGCTGCGCGCCGCGGCCCGGGGCGTGCGGGAGGCCCGCGCCCGACGGTGACCCCCTCCCCCGGCGCCCCACCCCGCGCCCGGTGGGCGGGGGGCGCACCGTCGGCGGGATCTCCTGCGGTGCGGTCACCACGGCCCTGCTAGAACGCCAGGCCGTGGCCGAGGGGACGAGCCAGCCGTTCGACGCCCGCCAGGTGGCGGTGGGGCGCAGGGTGATGAAGGTCGGCTCGCGCCTCAACATCTGGCTGTACCGGGCCACCGGGGGCCGAGTCGGCGGCCGCTTCCCCCGCGGTGCGCCGGTGCTGCTCATGACCTCGGTGGGCCGCCGCTCCGGCCTCGAGCGCACCGTGCCCCTCCTCTACCTGGAGGACGGCGACCGCCTGGTGGTGGTGGCGTCCCAGGGCGGCATGCCGACCCACCCCGACTGGTACCACAACGTCGTGGCCCACCCCCGGGTGGAGGTGGAGCAGGGCCGCCGGGTGCGGGAGATGGTGGCCCGGGTCGCCGACGAGGCGGAGCGGGACGCGCTCTGGCCCCGCCTGGTGGCCGTGTACCGGGGCTACGACGACTACCAGGCCCGCACCGACCGCCGGATCCCCGTCGTCGTCCTCGACCCCGTCTGACCCTCAGCCGCGGGGCGGGAGCAGGAACAGGGCGCTGGCCAGGGCGAAGACGAGGCTGCCGGCCACCACCACCGGGTCCTCGGCCCGGATGCCGGACCAGGTGAAGAGCGCGGCGCTGAGCAGGAACAGGGCCCAGCCGAGGCGGTGCGCCACCGGCATCTGCGCCGGCCCGCCCCCCTCGTCGTCGCCCGGCTCGGTGGGGCCGCCGCCCGAGGCGGCCGTCACGGGGCGACGGCGGCGGCGAGGTCGCCGGGGTCGACCTCGGCCAGGCGGGCGTCGGTGAGCAGGGCGTTGCGCGACGCGGCCGGCAGGTCGGCCAGCACCCGGCCGAGCACCGAGGTGCGGTCGAGGGCGGACATCCCGGCCACGGCGCCGAGCGCGGAGGCCACCTCCGCGCCGGTGCGGCCGGCGTGCACGGCGGCCAGCCGGAGCGCGGTGATCGCCCCCGGGGCGGGGTCGTCCCCGGCCACCGCCGCGCCCCACACCGCGTCGGTGGCCGCGGCCAGGCCCGCTCCGGCCGCCGTCACCGCGGCGGCTGCCGCCGCGAGGGTGCGGCGGGCCAGCGGGTCGTCGGCCAGGCGGCCGGTGCCGTGGGTGGGCGACTTCTCCTCGGCCAGCGCGGCCGTGGCCCGCACCGCGTGGCGGGCCAGGCCGATCGGCACGGCCGCCATCGTCGCCTGGGCGAAGGCCTCGAAGCCGAGGCGGAAGACGGGCTCGTCGCGCACCGGGGGACCGTCGCCGACCCCGAAGGCGCGGTGGGCGGGGACCACGGCCCCGGCGACCGAGACGTCGACGCTGGCCGTGGCCCGCAGGCCCCGCACGTCCCACGTCTCGGGGTGGACGGTGACCTCCGCCGCCGGCACGGCCACGGTGACCACCGCCCCACCCGGGTCGAGGGCGTTGAAGGTGAACCAGTCGGCCCAGGGCCCGCCGCTGCACCAGCGCCACCGGCCCTCGACCCGCCAGGCGCCACCGGGCTCGGGCGTGGCCCGGCCGGGCTGGCCCGAGCCGGCCACCGCGCCGCCGCCGCCGAAGACCTCGAGGGCGCCGGCGGGGTCCATGTGGCCGGCGAACCAGGCTGGCCCGGCGCCGATCATGGCCGCCCACCCCGCGGCCCCGTCGGCCTCGGCCAGGCGGGCGATGACGTGGCCGGCCGCGGGCAGGTCGAGGCCCAGGCCACCCAGGTCGGCCGGCTGGTGGAGGGCGAAGAGCCCGGCGTCGCGGAGGGCGCCCACGGCCCGGGGCGTCAGGCGCCCGGCCTCCTCACCGGCCGCGGCCTCGGCCGCGACCACCTCGCCCACCTCGTCCAGCACGGCGTCGTCGAGCACCTCCCCGACGGTACCGATCCGGCGCCGGTCGCCGACGCGGCGCCTCCCGGCGCCGTCTTGACCCAGCGGTCAAGATCGGGCACGCTGCGTCGGACGTCACCCGCCGCGCTCCGGGAGCACCCATGACCGACACCGCCGCCCGCCCCTCCTCCTCCGAGGCCTACCTCGACGAGCTCCAGTCCTTCCTCGACTCCGAGTGGGACCCGGACCTCACCGTCGCCGCCTGGTGGGAGAAGCTGGGCACCGAGGGCTGGTCGGCCCCGGCCTGGCCCACCGACGCCTACGGGCGGGGCCTCTCCCCCGCCGACGCGGTGCGGGTCCAGCGGGCCATCGCCGACCACGGCGCCCTGGGGGCGCCCGGCGGCCTCGGCCTCCTGCTGGCCGGGCCCACCATCGCCACCCACGGCAACGACGAGCAGAAGAAGGTCTGGCTCCGCGAGATCGTCACCGGCCAGAAGGGCTGGTGCCAGCTCTTCAGCGAGCCCGGCGCGGGCTCGGACCTGGCCGGGCTCAACTCCCGGGCCGTCCGCGACGGCGACGAGTGGGTCGTCAACGGCCAGAAGGTGTGGACCTCCGCCGGCCACATCGCCGACATGGGCATGCTCATCGCCCGCACCGACCCCGACGCCCCCAAGCACCGGGGCATCACCTACTTCGGCATCGAGATGCACCAGCCCGGCATCGAGGTCCGGCCCCTCAAGGAGATGACGGGGCGGGCCCTCTTCAACGAGGTCTTCCTCACCGACGCCCGGGTGCCGGCCGACAACGTGATCGGCGACTACGGCCAGGGCTGGATCGTGGCCAACACCACCCTCGCCTTCGAGCGGGCCGGCCTGGGCGCCGGCGGCGGCTCGGCCGCGGCCTCGGCGGCCACCCCCGGCACCGTGGTCGGCGACCTCGACCGCCGGGCCGGCGACTTCGTGACCGGCGCCGGCCGCCGGCGCGGCGGGGGCGGCCCGGGCGCCATGGCCGGCGCCTACACCCTCATCGTGGAGACGGCCCGGGCCAACGGCATGCTCGACGACCCCATCGTGCGCCAGGGCCTCATGGAGCTCTACACGGCCAACGAGCTGGCCCGGGTGGGCGGCCAGCGCCTCAAGGCCGAGAAGGCCGCCGGGCGCGACCTGCCCGGCTACGGGAACCTGGCCAAGCTCTCGATGAGCCACATCCTGCGCCTGTCCCGGGAGCTGGGCCTGCGCGTGCTCGGCCCGGCCGGCACCATCCACTCCTACGACGGCGAGGGGCGCGACGCCCTGAAGGCGGCCGACCTGCCCGAGCTGCGCTCCTCGATCACCGAGATGTCGCTGTTCTCGCCCGGCCCCCCGATCTACGGCGGCACCGACCAGGTGCAGCGCAACATCATCGGCGAGCGCGTGCTCGGCCTCCCCAAGGAGCCGGGCCCGGGCAAGGACACCCCCTTCTCCGAGCTCCCCAAGAACGGCTGACGCGCGTCGGCTGGGCCGGCGCTACTCGAACTTCTTGCCCATCTCCTGGAGCATGGGGATGAGGTTGGCGGGCGAGTCGGGCGGGCGGGCGCCGGGTTCGTAGGTCACCGAGGTGATGTGGCCGGTGTAGGGGTAGCAGCCGTGCTCCTGGTAGAGCCGCCACACCACCGGTGAGCGCCGGTCGAGGCCCACGTCGATGCCCTCGAACGGGGCCATGGCGTACAGGCACGGCCAGCCCGCCTCGGAGGCGACCAGCTCGCCGTCGATGCGGAGCAGCGCGTCCCACACGCCGCCGCCGGGGGCGTCGAGCTCCACCCGCAGCTCGCGGGACCCGGGCTCGGGGCGGGGCCCGTCGATCTGGCGCATCCGCCCGCAGCCGTCGTTGTGGGCCAGGTGCAGGCCGTCGCCGTCGAGCCAGAGGGCGTAGCCCCCGCCCTGGTCCCCGTGGGCCACGAGGATGCCCTCGTCGTCGGGGCCGACGACGACCCGCACGGTGATGGCCACGCTGCGCAGGAACAGCAGCTGGAGCGACCGCCACCGCTCGAGGGTGGGCGTGCCCGGGAGCAGGGTGACGGGCGCCTCGTAGGTGGCCTGCGAGGGCGGGCGGATCAGGTACTTCACCTGCGATCCCTCGTCGAGCGGGTACACCCGACCGGCCCAGGCCCCCTCCTCCCACCGGGCCACCAGGTCGGCCAGGACCTCGGGCTGCTCGGCGGCCAGGTCGTGGAGCTGGGTGGGGTCGGCGGCCATGTCGTAGAGCTCCCACTCCCCCTCGTCGAAGGGGGTGAGGGGCTGGTGGAGGGTGACCGCCTCCATCTCCCCGAGCCGGTAGCCGCGCTGGCCGATCATCTCGGTGAGCTGCTCGGGGTGGGTCGAGGGGTGCTCGGGGTCGGCCAGCACCGGGGCGAAGCTGGTGCCCTGGGGCGGGCGCACGACGGCCCCCTCGGCCTGGGACGGGTGGTCGAGGCCGCACAGCTCGAGCAGGGTGGGCAGCAGGTCGGTGATGTGCTGGTAGGGCCGGCGGAGGGTGCCCGGCTCCCCCGGCACCGGGCCGTGGAGGAGGAACGGGACGGTGTGGCCGCCGGCGTGGGCGTTGATCTTGTAGAGCCGGAACGGCGTGTTGCCGGCCATGGCCCAGCCCCGCGGGTAGTGCGGGGTGGTGGTCGGGCCGCCCATCTCGTCCAGGCGGGCCAGGTCGACCTCGACGTCGGTCTCGTTCAGGAGGTGGACGTAGTACGACGCGGTGCCGTCGACCTCGCCCTCCCGGCTGGCGCCGTTGTCGGAGGTGAACACGATGATGGTGTCGTCGAGCTCGCCCATGGCCTCGAGGGCGTCAAGGAGCCGGCCCGTGTTCTGGTCGATGTTGTCGACCATGGCGGCGTAGATCTCCATGTAGCGCGCCGCCAGGCGGCGCTGGCCGTCGGAGAGCTCGTCCCACGGGGCCACGTCGTTGCCGGGCTCGGTGTTGCGGGGCGCCATGGTGACGTCGGGCCCGACGATCCCCAGCTCCTGCATGCGGGCGAAGCGCTCCTCGCGCAGCGCGTCCCAGCCCGCGTCGTAGCGACCGCGGTAGCGGGCGATGTCGTCGGCCTTGGCGTGGAGGGGCGCGTGCACCGCACCGTGGGCCATGTAGAGGAAGAAGGGCCGGTCCGGCGCCGCCGCCTTGGAGGCCTTGAGCATGCCGATGGCCCGGTCGGTCATGTCGTCGGTGAAGTAGTAGTCGTCGGGGTACTGGTCGACCTCGACGGCGTGGTTGTCCTCGATCAGCCGGTGCGGGTGGTGGAGGTTGGTGAAGCCGTCGAGGAAGCCGTAGTAGCGGTCGAAGCCCCGCTGGCAGGGCCAGGAGTGGCGGGGGCCGGCGTCGTTCTGGTCGGAGTCCTTGGCCAGGTGCCACTTGCCGACCATGGCGGTGAAGTAGCCGTTGCCCCGGTAGATCTCCGCTGCGGTGGCCACGTCGGAGGCCAGCTCCATGGCGTAGCCGGGGAAGCCGGGGTCGCTGTGGGCGACGGTGCCCACGCCCACGGCGTGGGGGTCGATGCCGGTGAGCAGCGACGCCCGGGTGGGCGAGCACATGGGGGTGGAGTGGAAGTCGGTGAGCTGGAGCCCGCCGGCCGCCAGCCGGTCGAGGTTGGGCGTGCGGATCTCGGAGCCGTAGCAGCCCAGGTCGGCGTAGCCGAGGTCGTCGGCCAGGATGACGATGACGTTGGGCCGACCGGCGGAGGAGGGCCGCTCGGGCCACCAGGGCTCGGACCCGGCGAAGGTGCGTCCGACCAGGCCCCCGAAGCCGGGGTAGGTGCGGCGGGCCGCGGCGTCGGTGGGCTGCTCGGTCATCGGGTCCCCCTGGGAGTGGTGGCCCGGGCATGGTGCCACGTCGTCCGCACCGCCGGACACGTGTCCGGCAGGGGCCCCAGGGGGTCAGGCCGCGCCGCGCCCCGTGCGGGCCTGGAGCTCGTCGATGCGCTCGGAGGCCTGGGCCTTGGTGAGGCTCGGGTCGAGCTCCTCGCCGGCCTGGTCGGAGAGGGTGCGGAGGTAGCTCTCCTGGGCCTTGGTCATGGGCTCGTCGCCCGTGGTCCAGTCCTCCGGGTCCTTCTCCAGGTTGGAGCCCTCGAGGGACGGGTCGATCTCGGGGAGGTTCTGCTGTGCGTCGGTCATGGCCCCAGACTGCCCGAACACCCGTTCGCCAAACCTGGACCTACAGCTGGAGGTCCCTGTTGGGCCGCACCACCAGCTCGGCGATGTGGACCGACGGCGGCCGGGTGATGGCGTACATCACCGCGTCGGCCACGTCGTCGGGGCCGGCCAGCACGTCGGAGAGGGCGGCCTGGGCGCCGGTGAGGACCTCGTCGGGCAGGCGCTCGCCCTGGACCACCTCGAGGTCCTCCCCCACCCCGCTCATGGCCCGCACCCCCTCGAGCACCGCCGGGTCGAAGTTGCGGGCGAAGTTGGTGGCGATGGCCCCGGGCATGATCGAGACGACCTGGATGGGGTCGTCCATCAGCTCCTGGCGCAGGGTGTTGCAGATCGTGTTGACCGCGTGCTTGGTCGAGCCGTAGACGCCCGAGGCGGGGTTGAGGGCGGCCACCGACGAGATGTTCACCAGGTGGCCGGTGGCCCCGCAGGCCCGCATGGCGGCCACCGCGGCCTGGCACCCGGCCAGCAGGCCGAGGACGTTGGTCTCGAGCATGGCCCGCCACCCCTCGGGATCCGCGGTGAGGATGGGGTCGGGGTACGAGAGCCCGGCGTTGTTGACCATCACGTCGAGGCGCCCGGTGTCGGCCACGGCCTGGTCGACCAGGGCCTGCACCTGGGCCGGGTCGCGGACGTCGGTGGTGGCGGTGGTGCACGATCCGCCTGCCGCCTCGATGGCCTCCTTGGTCGCGTCCATGGCCGACTGGGTGCGCCCGCAGATGGCGACGTGGGCCCCGGCCGCGCCGATGTGCTCGGCGATGGCCCGTCCGATGCCGCTCGAGGCCCCGGTGACGACGGCGGTCTTCCCGGACAGGTCGTGCTCGCTCATGGGCCGAACCTACCCCTGCCCCGGGACGGTGGTGCCCCGAGGGCTCCGCCCCGTGGGGCGGGCCGACGCCCGAGCGGGTCGCCTCTCAGGAGGCGGGGACGTCCTGGGTGTCGGCGTCCACCTCGCGGCCGCCGCCGGCGTCGTGGCCCTCGCGCGCCCGGATGGCGGCCAGGAAGCGGTGGACCGCGCCGACCGCGGCGAAGGTGCGGTTGGAGTCGAAGATCTCGAAGGCGTGCTGGGCGCCGGGGAGCTCGGCGTAGACCACCGGCTCCTTGGAGGCGTCGCGCAGCATGGCCGCGAACGAGCGGGCCTGCTCGACCGGCACCAGGGTGTCGTTGGCCCCGTGGACGACCATGAACGGCGGGGCGTCGGGGCCGACCCAGCTCATCGGCGAGGCCTGGTCCCACACCTCGGGCGACTCCTCGATGCTGGTCTTGAGCACCCGCTTGCCGAGGAAGTCGTCCATGCCCTCGAGGCCGGTGCCGTCGCGGTTCGTCCAGTCGAACACGCCGTAGAACGGCACCGCGGCCACGACCGAGGTGTCGGCCTCCTCGAACCCGGGCTGGAAGGCGGGCTCGTTGGCGCTGAGGGCCGCCAGCGAGGAGAGGTGGCCGCCGGCCGACCCCCCGGTGATGGCCACGAAGTCGGGGTCGCCGCCGTGGTCGGCGATGTTCTCCTTGACCCAGGCCAGCGCCCGCTTCACGTCGACGATGTGGTCGGGCCAGGTGCTGCGGGGGCTCAGGCGGTAGTTGATGGCCACGCACACCCAGCCCCGCTCGGCCATGTGGGCCATGAGGGGGATGCCCTGCTGGTCCTTGTTCCCGATGACCCACGCCCCGCCGTGGACCTGGAGCAGCACCGGCGCCCGGCCGTCGGCAGGCAGGTCCTCGCGGGCCCAGATGTCGAGCTGGTTGCGCCGGCCGAACTCGCCGTAGGAGACGTTGCGCTCCCGCCGCCACACCTTGGCGTGGGCCATCATCGGCCCGGTGACCAGCCGCCGGCGGACGACGGCGGGGTCGGTGGCGGGCATCGGGTCGCGGCCGTGGTCCAGCTCGTCGCCCAGCCCGTCCTCGAGCGCCCGGGCGAAGACGGCGGGGGCCTCGGTCGACTGCGACCAGATGCGGGCCAGGGCGGCCCAGGAGCCGAGGCTCAGCCCCAGCCCCACCAGCCCCGACGGGGTGCGCAGGGCACCCTTGCGGGCGTGGGCCAGGGTGGCGGCGACCTGCCAGCCGATGGCGTGCAACGGCATCTCCGAGGTGAGCCACCCGGGGAAGAAGCACGCCACCGCGCCCCGCCCGGTGCGGGTGAGGGGCTGGCGGGCGTTGGCCGTGTTGGCGGCGCCGAGGGCGGCGCCGAGCAGGAGGCGGCGCCCGGCCCGGCGGGACCGGCGGCGCGACGCGGCAGAGCGGGAGGAGCGGGCCATGGGGGCCCATCTTGCCCGACGGGTGGGGACCCGCCGGTGCCCGGAGCCTGCGCCTAGGGCGCCTCGACCTCGTCGGG
Above is a window of Iamia majanohamensis DNA encoding:
- a CDS encoding SDR family oxidoreductase encodes the protein MSEHDLSGKTAVVTGASSGIGRAIAEHIGAAGAHVAICGRTQSAMDATKEAIEAAGGSCTTATTDVRDPAQVQALVDQAVADTGRLDVMVNNAGLSYPDPILTADPEGWRAMLETNVLGLLAGCQAAVAAMRACGATGHLVNISSVAALNPASGVYGSTKHAVNTICNTLRQELMDDPIQVVSIMPGAIATNFARNFDPAVLEGVRAMSGVGEDLEVVQGERLPDEVLTGAQAALSDVLAGPDDVADAVMYAITRPPSVHIAELVVRPNRDLQL
- a CDS encoding alpha/beta hydrolase, whose amino-acid sequence is MARSSRSAASRRRSRRAGRRLLLGAALGAANTANARQPLTRTGRGAVACFFPGWLTSEMPLHAIGWQVAATLAHARKGALRTPSGLVGLGLSLGSWAALARIWSQSTEAPAVFARALEDGLGDELDHGRDPMPATDPAVVRRRLVTGPMMAHAKVWRRERNVSYGEFGRRNQLDIWAREDLPADGRAPVLLQVHGGAWVIGNKDQQGIPLMAHMAERGWVCVAINYRLSPRSTWPDHIVDVKRALAWVKENIADHGGDPDFVAITGGSAGGHLSSLAALSANEPAFQPGFEEADTSVVAAVPFYGVFDWTNRDGTGLEGMDDFLGKRVLKTSIEESPEVWDQASPMSWVGPDAPPFMVVHGANDTLVPVEQARSFAAMLRDASKEPVVYAELPGAQHAFEIFDSNRTFAAVGAVHRFLAAIRAREGHDAGGGREVDADTQDVPAS